The following are from one region of the Denitrobacterium detoxificans genome:
- a CDS encoding polysaccharide deacetylase family protein has translation MSDSKRNNNARPHVKQRAARDASLEARGRQRSSQRTAREHAQLAAEHSAEMERERVRHQRAVAERQKQATSANRVHVSDVGGVTHAVSDRHQRANAGNTGSNPRIDTSYAKRAHTGSFTPAVREERAGSYTVEGKGLGSVRAGKRAPKAAIVALAVVLAAILGFVMYQTSFAPVPVVVNGVEMSVARTDTYDQVVQKSGIQVTPGRLLAVDGSVIDDAGGAPYALAVNGQDVDANARITPNDVISVSDGGDTTEDYTESTQTVAAEWVDDGSKGAVHQVVSQPADGVVATRTGSISGITVEGVTVQEVQNAVLSRYSINTGGEKVIALTFDDGPWDEWTSEILDILDANDAKATFFIVGERIGEASNGRDLIMREYNSGHQLCTHTFDHAKGSGKGVNISYMSAEEQIAEIEKGRQAISDVTGVEASRVVRCPGGNYTLESAQILNEYVTYDIGWNIDTRDWSKPGAPAIEDAILSADSGNIILMHDGGGDRSQTVEALRSALPKLKQQGYRFVTIDELLSYHKG, from the coding sequence ATGTCAGATTCCAAACGTAATAACAATGCGCGTCCGCACGTGAAGCAGCGTGCGGCGCGTGATGCTTCGCTTGAGGCGCGTGGTCGCCAGCGTTCTTCGCAGCGTACTGCGCGCGAGCATGCCCAGCTTGCCGCCGAGCATAGCGCTGAAATGGAGCGCGAGCGCGTGCGCCATCAGCGTGCCGTCGCCGAGCGTCAGAAGCAGGCCACGTCTGCCAACCGCGTTCACGTCAGCGATGTGGGCGGCGTGACGCATGCCGTTTCCGATCGCCATCAGCGCGCCAATGCGGGCAATACGGGCAGCAATCCGCGTATCGATACGTCATACGCAAAGCGGGCCCATACCGGCAGCTTCACGCCTGCCGTGCGCGAAGAGCGTGCGGGGTCCTATACCGTCGAGGGGAAGGGGCTTGGCTCCGTGCGCGCAGGCAAGCGCGCTCCCAAGGCGGCTATCGTTGCATTGGCCGTGGTTTTGGCTGCCATTCTGGGCTTCGTCATGTACCAGACTTCCTTCGCTCCCGTGCCCGTGGTGGTGAACGGGGTGGAAATGTCCGTTGCGCGTACCGATACGTACGATCAGGTCGTGCAGAAGTCGGGCATTCAGGTAACGCCGGGCAGGCTGCTTGCGGTCGATGGCTCGGTCATCGACGACGCGGGCGGTGCGCCCTATGCGCTTGCCGTGAATGGCCAGGACGTCGATGCGAATGCGCGCATTACGCCCAACGACGTCATCTCGGTAAGTGACGGCGGCGATACCACGGAAGACTATACCGAGTCTACTCAGACCGTTGCCGCCGAATGGGTGGACGACGGCTCCAAGGGCGCTGTGCACCAGGTTGTGAGCCAGCCCGCCGACGGTGTCGTGGCAACGCGCACGGGTTCCATTTCGGGCATTACCGTGGAAGGCGTTACCGTTCAAGAAGTGCAGAATGCCGTGCTTTCTCGCTATAGCATCAACACTGGCGGGGAAAAGGTCATTGCCCTTACGTTCGACGATGGCCCCTGGGACGAATGGACGAGCGAGATCCTGGACATTCTGGATGCCAACGATGCGAAGGCCACGTTCTTCATCGTGGGCGAGCGCATTGGGGAGGCCTCGAATGGCCGCGACCTTATCATGCGCGAGTACAACAGCGGGCATCAGCTTTGCACACACACGTTCGACCATGCCAAGGGCAGTGGCAAGGGCGTGAACATCAGCTACATGTCAGCCGAAGAGCAGATTGCCGAAATCGAGAAGGGCCGTCAGGCAATTTCCGACGTAACGGGCGTGGAGGCTAGTCGCGTGGTGCGTTGCCCGGGTGGCAACTACACGCTTGAAAGCGCTCAGATTCTGAACGAGTACGTAACGTACGACATCGGTTGGAATATCGATACGCGTGACTGGTCGAAGCCGGGCGCGCCTGCAATAGAAGACGCCATCTTGTCGGCCGATTCGGGCAACATCATCCTCATGCACGATGGCGGTGGCGATCGTTCGCAGACGGTAGAGGCGCTTCGCTCCGCGCTCCCCAAGCTCAAGCAGCAAGGGTACCGATTCGTTACCATCGACGAACTGCTTTCCTACCATAAGGGGTAG
- a CDS encoding TlyA family RNA methyltransferase, with translation MAAGQEHNQGETAGAQRPVRPKKRRLDELMIERGLCDDAEEAKRLVIAHEVKVGDEYATSAAARIAPSADIWVKDRSRYVSRGGYKLEGALRAFDQSVQGASCIDMGSSTGGFSDCLLQAGAASVTCVDVNYGMLAWKVRSDPRTIVRERTNIRTATPQELGAPFDILVADLSFIGLASLAPSFARLCHRGSVFIGLVKPQFESDHDETEHGLVTDPAVRERTVEEVRQALSDNGFDVTGVIESPIRGKRAGNIEYLVRAVFGQ, from the coding sequence ATGGCGGCAGGCCAGGAACATAACCAGGGCGAAACCGCAGGGGCGCAACGTCCCGTGCGCCCCAAGAAGCGTCGTCTCGACGAGTTGATGATTGAGCGCGGTCTCTGCGACGACGCAGAAGAGGCGAAGCGCCTGGTGATTGCCCACGAGGTGAAGGTGGGCGACGAATACGCCACGAGCGCTGCCGCGCGTATTGCGCCAAGTGCCGATATCTGGGTCAAGGATCGTTCGCGCTACGTTTCGCGCGGTGGCTACAAGCTGGAGGGCGCGTTGCGTGCGTTCGACCAGTCGGTACAGGGGGCGTCGTGCATCGACATGGGCTCTTCTACCGGAGGCTTCTCCGATTGTTTGCTTCAGGCGGGGGCGGCCAGCGTGACTTGCGTTGACGTGAACTATGGCATGCTTGCTTGGAAAGTACGCAGCGACCCGCGCACCATCGTGCGCGAACGTACGAACATCCGCACGGCAACGCCTCAGGAACTGGGCGCGCCCTTCGACATTCTGGTGGCCGACCTCAGCTTTATTGGGCTTGCCAGCCTGGCGCCCTCCTTCGCGCGCTTGTGCCATCGTGGCAGCGTGTTCATTGGCTTGGTGAAGCCCCAGTTCGAAAGCGATCATGACGAAACGGAGCATGGCCTGGTAACGGACCCGGCGGTGCGCGAGCGAACGGTCGAGGAAGTGCGTCAGGCGCTGAGCGACAACGGCTTCGACGTTACTGGCGTTATCGAATCGCCCATCCGCGGAAAGCGCGCGGGCAACATCGAATACCTCGTGCGCGCCGTGTTCGGTCAATAG
- the glmS gene encoding glutamine--fructose-6-phosphate transaminase (isomerizing) — MCGIVGYTGSQPVVDRLIEGLRRLEYRGYDSAGIAVQAGDGTLSVTRRVGKVSGLASAVSNVHPEATCGIGHTRWATHGVPSQQNAHPHVSCDGSIAVVHNGIIENFAELREELISRGHEFRSTTDTEVIAHLVEEAYEGDLLEAVRAVTVSLVGSYGLAVTCAQEPGRIVVTRRDSPIVLAHGEDGSYVASDIIAVIRANRDVVVLGDDQFADMRPQGIAYSDAQGETIEPNVMHVDWDIDVAEKGGYPDFMLKEIHEQPRVVRDTLAGRMVGGALKISELGMSLEELQLIDRVYVIACGTSYHAGLVAKQLIEAWARIPTEVEVASEFRYRNPIITPTTLVVAVSQSGETADTLAAIREARIKGGKVFGITNVIGSPVARESDGVIYTKANKEIAVASTKSFLGQVVSLTLLSMVLAQAKGKFTQAQTRLLFGELADTAEQIERILADTTAIEEAALACKDANDALFIGRGMGSAISYEGALKLKEISYLHAEAYAAGEMKHGPIALLSKGFPVIAVATQSPVYDKVISNIQESRTRGALVVAVATEGDEEIRKHADYVIYVPRVRDAFSAITVSVPLQLFARAIAVARGCDVDQPRNLAKSVTVE; from the coding sequence ATGTGCGGCATTGTGGGGTATACCGGCAGTCAGCCGGTTGTCGATAGATTGATCGAGGGGCTTCGCCGCCTGGAGTATCGCGGATACGATTCCGCGGGCATCGCCGTTCAGGCGGGCGACGGCACCCTTTCCGTTACACGTCGCGTGGGCAAGGTCAGTGGCCTGGCCAGCGCCGTTTCGAACGTGCATCCCGAGGCCACGTGCGGCATTGGCCATACGCGTTGGGCAACGCATGGCGTTCCCAGCCAGCAGAATGCCCATCCTCATGTATCCTGCGACGGCTCTATCGCCGTCGTGCATAACGGCATCATCGAGAACTTCGCCGAGCTGCGCGAAGAGCTCATCTCCCGTGGTCACGAGTTCCGCAGCACCACCGACACCGAGGTCATCGCTCATCTGGTGGAAGAAGCCTACGAAGGCGACCTGCTGGAAGCGGTGCGCGCCGTCACGGTGAGCCTGGTGGGCAGCTATGGCCTGGCCGTTACCTGCGCCCAGGAGCCCGGTCGCATCGTGGTTACGCGCCGCGATTCCCCGATTGTTCTGGCCCATGGCGAAGATGGCAGCTACGTGGCGAGCGACATCATTGCCGTCATTCGTGCCAATCGCGATGTCGTGGTGCTGGGCGACGACCAGTTCGCCGACATGCGTCCCCAGGGCATTGCCTATTCCGACGCGCAGGGCGAGACCATCGAGCCCAATGTCATGCACGTCGATTGGGATATCGACGTCGCCGAAAAGGGCGGCTATCCCGATTTCATGCTGAAGGAAATCCACGAGCAGCCTCGCGTGGTGCGCGATACGCTTGCTGGCCGCATGGTCGGTGGCGCGCTGAAGATAAGCGAGCTGGGCATGTCCCTGGAAGAACTGCAGCTCATCGACCGCGTCTACGTGATTGCCTGCGGCACCAGCTACCATGCGGGCCTGGTTGCCAAGCAGCTCATCGAGGCATGGGCGCGCATTCCCACCGAAGTCGAGGTTGCCAGCGAATTCCGCTACCGCAATCCCATCATCACGCCCACCACGCTCGTGGTTGCCGTGTCCCAGTCGGGCGAAACGGCTGATACGCTGGCCGCCATCCGCGAGGCGCGCATCAAGGGTGGCAAGGTGTTCGGCATTACGAACGTCATTGGCAGCCCCGTTGCCCGCGAAAGCGACGGCGTCATCTACACGAAGGCCAACAAGGAAATCGCCGTGGCTTCCACGAAGAGCTTCCTGGGCCAGGTGGTCAGCCTTACGCTGCTTTCCATGGTGTTGGCGCAGGCCAAGGGCAAGTTCACCCAGGCGCAGACGCGCCTGCTCTTCGGCGAGCTGGCCGATACCGCCGAGCAGATCGAGCGCATTCTGGCCGACACCACGGCCATCGAAGAAGCCGCCCTTGCCTGCAAGGACGCGAACGATGCGCTGTTCATCGGCCGCGGCATGGGTAGCGCCATCAGCTACGAGGGCGCGCTGAAGCTGAAGGAAATCAGCTACCTGCATGCCGAGGCATATGCCGCGGGCGAGATGAAGCATGGCCCCATCGCCTTGCTTTCGAAGGGTTTCCCCGTTATCGCCGTTGCCACGCAGAGCCCCGTATACGACAAGGTCATTTCGAACATCCAGGAAAGCCGCACGCGTGGCGCCCTGGTTGTGGCGGTGGCCACGGAAGGCGACGAGGAAATCCGCAAGCATGCCGACTACGTAATCTACGTGCCGCGCGTGCGCGATGCCTTCAGCGCCATCACCGTTTCCGTGCCGCTGCAGCTGTTCGCGCGTGCCATCGCCGTGGCCCGTGGCTGCGATGTCGACCAGCCGCGTAATCTGGCGAAGTCGGTTACGGTCGAATAG
- the acpS gene encoding holo-ACP synthase translates to MEQQSQNASPEHQAEQADQVDQVDQASEPAPFDEGVGLGVDIVRIDRMRAVLERSPRFRTRVFTEGERAYCDKTNQPEVHYATRFAAKEAVLKALGTGFSRGIAPADVEVVRLKTGRPQVRLHRRAKEVADELGVRELPISLSFTHTDAVACAMAITLESDRATARRTDPMDELAKQFKETRSLLDDIPVKRPKTRMTPFGRQAVAQDDSGEGDA, encoded by the coding sequence GTGGAGCAGCAGTCTCAGAACGCGAGCCCGGAACATCAGGCTGAACAGGCTGATCAAGTCGATCAGGTCGATCAGGCTTCGGAGCCTGCGCCCTTCGACGAGGGCGTGGGCCTGGGTGTTGACATCGTGCGCATCGACCGCATGCGTGCGGTTCTGGAGCGCTCTCCGCGCTTCAGGACGCGCGTGTTCACGGAAGGCGAGCGTGCGTACTGCGACAAGACGAACCAACCCGAAGTGCATTACGCCACGCGCTTTGCCGCAAAGGAAGCGGTGCTCAAGGCGCTTGGCACGGGCTTTTCAAGGGGCATCGCACCCGCCGACGTGGAAGTGGTGCGCCTGAAGACGGGGCGCCCGCAGGTTCGCCTGCACAGGCGTGCCAAGGAAGTGGCCGATGAGCTGGGTGTTCGCGAGCTTCCCATTTCGCTTTCGTTTACGCATACCGATGCCGTGGCCTGCGCCATGGCCATTACGCTGGAATCCGACCGCGCGACCGCGCGTCGTACGGATCCCATGGACGAGCTGGCGAAGCAATTCAAGGAAACGCGGTCCCTGCTCGACGATATTCCGGTGAAGCGTCCCAAGACGCGCATGACGCCGTTTGGCAGGCAGGCGGTGGCGCAAGACGATTCTGGCGAAGGTGATGCGTAG
- a CDS encoding NAD(P)H-hydrate dehydratase — MKQYTQKTINDLLPFPEPQMNKYSRGKVVLIVGSASYPGAAALASIASQRAGAGYTEVFVDDSVVAQVQATHSSLVVRSWDMWDSSSLKPSTPEHPLAYVIGSGFDTNDPYVGNILRRLLKNAKAPVLIDGGALKLMPARKMRDMCKQRYQEGYPTIVTPHGGEAKVLASVFALPVDDQEELALTLSQAYGAITVLKGPDTYISDGDHVYSMTEGTSALAKAGTGDVLAGIIGAFLAQGLGPIEACVLGTTLHARAGRLAAEELTSISVCAEDVLRFIPPAIKDMSGGRVS, encoded by the coding sequence GTGAAGCAGTACACCCAGAAGACCATCAACGACTTGCTGCCGTTTCCCGAACCGCAGATGAACAAGTATTCGCGCGGCAAGGTGGTGCTCATCGTGGGCAGCGCCTCGTATCCGGGCGCCGCTGCGCTCGCTTCCATCGCCAGCCAGCGCGCGGGTGCCGGATACACCGAGGTGTTCGTGGACGATAGCGTGGTTGCGCAGGTCCAGGCCACGCACTCCTCGTTGGTGGTGCGTTCGTGGGACATGTGGGACTCTTCTAGCCTGAAACCCTCTACGCCCGAGCATCCCCTGGCTTACGTCATTGGCAGCGGCTTCGATACGAACGACCCGTATGTGGGCAACATCCTGCGTCGCCTGCTGAAGAACGCCAAGGCGCCTGTTCTGATAGACGGCGGCGCGCTGAAGCTCATGCCCGCGCGTAAGATGCGCGACATGTGCAAGCAACGCTACCAGGAAGGGTATCCCACCATCGTCACGCCCCATGGCGGCGAGGCGAAGGTCTTGGCCAGCGTGTTTGCCCTTCCCGTAGACGACCAGGAGGAACTAGCGCTCACGCTTTCCCAGGCGTACGGTGCAATCACCGTTCTGAAGGGGCCCGATACCTATATTTCCGATGGCGACCACGTGTACAGCATGACGGAGGGTACGTCGGCTTTGGCCAAGGCGGGTACGGGCGACGTGCTCGCTGGCATCATCGGTGCATTTCTGGCCCAGGGGCTTGGCCCCATCGAAGCGTGCGTGCTAGGCACCACGTTGCATGCCCGTGCGGGCAGGTTGGCCGCCGAGGAGCTTACGAGTATTTCGGTATGCGCGGAGGACGTGCTCCGATTCATTCCCCCGGCAATCAAGGATATGTCCGGCGGCAGGGTTTCGTAG
- a CDS encoding P-loop NTPase, translating to MAEQAPLSEEEKKMLAGGCGGGESTGPKVLMPNKRSTVKHVIGVVSGKGGVGKSLVTCLLASEAQKRGKKVAILDADVTGPSIPKAFGVTNPLTADKDGILPCQTQTGIKMVSTNLMLPEEDMPVAWRGPVVSGTVKQFFNEVNWGEIDYMFVDMPPGTSDVLLTVFQSLPVDGIVTVSAPQELVAMIVGKAVHLAHEMQVPVLGLVENMAYYTCQHCGEKQYVFGKPQGKEVAEKYRIPAYATLPIDPEFAAKCDAGKVEEYDVQGALDAVIDQIANAPQRAFV from the coding sequence ATGGCTGAACAAGCTCCTCTCAGCGAAGAAGAAAAGAAGATGCTTGCTGGTGGATGCGGTGGCGGAGAGAGCACCGGTCCCAAGGTGCTCATGCCGAATAAGCGTTCCACGGTGAAGCACGTCATCGGCGTCGTTTCCGGCAAGGGCGGCGTAGGCAAGAGCCTGGTCACCTGCCTGCTGGCAAGCGAAGCCCAGAAGCGTGGCAAGAAGGTTGCCATCCTCGACGCCGACGTCACTGGCCCCTCCATTCCGAAGGCCTTCGGCGTTACCAATCCGCTTACCGCCGACAAGGACGGCATCCTGCCCTGCCAGACGCAGACGGGCATCAAGATGGTAAGCACCAACCTCATGCTCCCCGAAGAAGACATGCCCGTGGCATGGCGCGGCCCGGTCGTCTCCGGCACCGTCAAGCAGTTCTTCAACGAAGTGAACTGGGGCGAAATCGACTACATGTTCGTGGACATGCCTCCGGGAACCTCCGACGTCCTGCTCACCGTGTTCCAGAGCCTGCCCGTCGACGGCATCGTCACCGTCTCGGCCCCGCAGGAGCTCGTTGCCATGATCGTGGGCAAGGCCGTGCATCTGGCTCACGAGATGCAGGTCCCCGTTCTGGGCCTGGTGGAGAACATGGCCTACTACACCTGCCAGCACTGCGGCGAGAAGCAGTACGTCTTCGGCAAGCCCCAGGGCAAGGAAGTGGCCGAAAAGTACCGCATCCCCGCATACGCCACGCTGCCCATCGATCCGGAATTCGCCGCCAAGTGCGACGCCGGCAAGGTAGAGGAATACGACGTGCAGGGCGCTCTCGACGCGGTCATCGACCAAATTGCCAACGCACCGCAGCGCGCGTTCGTCTAA
- a CDS encoding TetR/AcrR family transcriptional regulator: MSEPTTAGFPVDAAEARTDRRSARTRAALREALIQLINEKGYDAITVGDLCERADITRGTFYNHYSDKDALLVACEDEIIAELEAIQARMNGLDLVQTTICVKRKKPIPLLVSLFDYLRSQAYFLGAVMGPQGDPRFERNLLTRVREILMGSVLHERYRKNPTPFVNYYVTFYASAYLGVVKEWIETGMRESSEDMAVIAQRLLFIKAGESIKL; encoded by the coding sequence ATGTCTGAACCCACGACCGCGGGGTTTCCCGTGGATGCGGCCGAGGCCCGTACGGACCGTCGCTCCGCCCGTACCCGTGCCGCCCTCCGCGAGGCGCTCATTCAGCTCATCAACGAGAAGGGCTATGACGCCATCACGGTGGGCGATTTGTGCGAGCGGGCCGACATCACGCGCGGCACGTTCTACAACCACTACAGCGACAAGGACGCGCTTCTCGTGGCTTGCGAGGACGAGATCATCGCCGAGCTGGAAGCCATCCAGGCGCGCATGAATGGCCTCGACCTTGTGCAGACCACGATTTGCGTAAAGCGCAAGAAGCCCATTCCACTGCTGGTGAGCCTCTTCGATTACCTACGTAGCCAGGCGTATTTCCTGGGCGCCGTCATGGGCCCTCAAGGCGACCCGCGCTTCGAGCGCAACCTGCTCACGCGCGTGCGCGAGATACTCATGGGGTCGGTGCTTCACGAGCGCTACCGCAAGAACCCCACGCCCTTCGTGAACTACTACGTTACCTTCTACGCGTCGGCCTATCTGGGCGTCGTGAAGGAATGGATCGAAACGGGCATGCGCGAATCCTCGGAGGACATGGCGGTTATCGCCCAGCGCTTGCTGTTCATCAAAGCCGGCGAATCGATCAAGCTGTAA
- the ligA gene encoding NAD-dependent DNA ligase LigA, with the protein MTEENPSLFDSATAAETVSDPAARIEALRREIEHHTYLYYAKDAPEISDAAFDSLMRELRELEAAHPEFYDANSPTQRVGGYVGEQFAPVTHAARMYSIDDAMGLEELEAWLDRLQETLGRFVPLCCELKIDGSGIALTYEDGRLVRASTRGDGTTGEDITANIRTIRDVPLRLRDQAQAMLADPEAAIELRGEAYMPKSSFEKLNAAAAANGKDGFANPRNAAAGSLRQKDPSITEHRDLSTFIYATASNAAFRMGGQFELLEWMREAGFHVNPDVALCSTREEVLAFCEKVLEKRSSLPYDIDGVVVKVNEFAIQDAMGFTARAPRWAIAYKFPPEEKTTLLRDITVQVGRTGALTPVAELEPVRIAGSVVARATLHNEDEVRRKDVRVGDTVIVRKAGDVIPEVLGHVPSLRPADAQEWSMPQTCPSCGSPVVREEGEAAYRCVSIDCPAQAHERLVHWASRGAMDIEGLGDEVIGRLLESGRVTDVADYYNLSEYDLATLDMGRVNKDGEAIHLGPVVAAKILAELQASKQRGLARVLFGLGIRHVGKTTAESIAQAYPSIQALRDASEEQLAAIEGIGAIIAKSIYLFLRTPQNEQVIDRLLAAGVVMEEQRVDSGKPQTLAGLTFVLTGTLSQSGMSRTDAGAALKEMGAKVSGSVSKKTSCVIAGEAAGSKYDKAVSLGVPVIDEAAFLRILETGEAPEGVGEA; encoded by the coding sequence GTGACGGAAGAGAATCCGAGTCTATTCGACAGCGCAACGGCGGCGGAAACGGTAAGCGATCCTGCTGCTCGCATCGAAGCGCTGCGTCGTGAAATCGAGCATCACACGTACTTGTACTACGCCAAGGATGCCCCCGAGATTTCCGATGCTGCCTTCGACTCGCTTATGCGGGAACTGCGTGAGCTCGAAGCTGCGCACCCCGAGTTCTACGATGCCAATTCGCCCACGCAGCGCGTGGGTGGCTATGTGGGCGAGCAGTTTGCCCCGGTCACGCATGCGGCGCGCATGTACTCCATCGACGATGCCATGGGCTTGGAAGAGCTGGAAGCATGGCTGGATCGCCTGCAGGAGACGCTTGGCCGCTTCGTGCCGCTGTGCTGCGAGCTGAAGATCGACGGCAGCGGCATCGCCCTCACGTACGAGGATGGTCGCCTGGTGCGCGCGAGTACGCGCGGCGACGGGACTACGGGCGAAGATATCACGGCGAACATCCGAACCATTCGCGATGTGCCTCTGCGCCTGCGTGACCAGGCTCAGGCCATGCTCGCCGACCCCGAGGCCGCTATCGAGCTGCGCGGAGAGGCGTACATGCCGAAGAGCAGCTTCGAGAAGCTCAACGCTGCTGCCGCCGCGAACGGGAAGGACGGATTCGCCAATCCGCGCAATGCCGCCGCCGGTAGCCTGCGCCAGAAGGACCCGAGCATCACGGAGCATCGCGACCTGTCCACGTTCATCTACGCTACGGCCAGCAATGCCGCGTTTCGCATGGGTGGCCAGTTCGAGCTTTTGGAGTGGATGCGCGAGGCGGGCTTCCACGTGAATCCTGACGTGGCGCTGTGCTCCACGCGCGAGGAAGTGCTTGCGTTCTGCGAGAAGGTGCTGGAAAAGCGCTCGTCGCTGCCGTACGACATCGATGGCGTGGTGGTGAAGGTCAACGAATTCGCCATCCAGGACGCCATGGGCTTTACCGCACGTGCCCCGCGTTGGGCCATCGCATACAAGTTCCCGCCCGAGGAGAAGACTACGCTTTTGCGCGACATTACCGTGCAGGTGGGGCGTACGGGCGCGCTTACGCCCGTGGCCGAGCTGGAGCCCGTGCGCATTGCGGGTTCGGTAGTGGCGCGCGCCACGCTGCACAACGAAGACGAGGTGCGTCGCAAGGACGTGCGCGTGGGCGACACGGTCATCGTGCGCAAGGCGGGCGACGTCATTCCCGAGGTGCTGGGTCACGTGCCTTCGCTGCGTCCGGCTGATGCGCAGGAATGGAGCATGCCCCAGACGTGCCCCAGCTGCGGAAGCCCCGTGGTGCGCGAGGAGGGCGAGGCCGCGTATCGTTGCGTGAGCATCGATTGCCCTGCTCAGGCGCATGAGCGCTTGGTACATTGGGCGAGCCGCGGCGCCATGGACATCGAGGGCTTGGGCGACGAGGTTATCGGCCGCCTTTTGGAATCGGGCCGCGTCACCGACGTTGCCGACTACTACAACCTAAGCGAATACGACCTGGCCACCTTGGACATGGGTCGCGTGAATAAAGACGGCGAGGCCATTCACCTGGGCCCTGTGGTGGCGGCCAAGATACTTGCCGAACTGCAGGCCAGTAAGCAGCGCGGCCTTGCGCGCGTGCTGTTTGGCTTGGGCATTCGCCATGTGGGCAAGACCACTGCCGAATCGATTGCCCAGGCGTACCCCTCTATCCAGGCATTGCGCGATGCCTCCGAAGAGCAGCTTGCCGCCATCGAAGGCATTGGCGCCATTATCGCCAAGAGCATCTACCTGTTCCTGCGCACGCCGCAGAACGAGCAGGTCATTGACCGTCTTTTGGCCGCTGGCGTGGTTATGGAAGAGCAGCGCGTGGATAGCGGCAAGCCCCAGACGCTTGCCGGCCTCACGTTCGTGCTCACGGGTACGCTCTCTCAGAGCGGCATGTCCCGCACCGATGCGGGCGCTGCGCTTAAAGAAATGGGCGCCAAGGTAAGCGGCAGCGTAAGCAAGAAGACGAGCTGCGTCATTGCCGGCGAAGCTGCTGGCAGCAAGTACGATAAGGCCGTTTCCCTGGGGGTTCCCGTTATCGACGAGGCCGCGTTCCTGCGTATCCTAGAAACGGGCGAGGCGCCCGAAGGGGTAGGGGAAGCGTAG
- a CDS encoding PFL family protein — protein sequence MQITPAEIAETLAMVSQQHLDIRTITLGLNLRACTHEDINVMVRKVYDRMTTAAEKLVPTAEQLEREFGIPIVNKRISVTPVAEICGAVTAQDLTPIAEAMDKAGKEVGVDFVGGFSALVQKGATASDTKLMNSIPHALAVTDNVCSSVNVASTRAGINMDAVWKMANTVIDTAKATADRDCIGAAKLVVFANAVEDNPFMAGAFHGSGEADAVVNVGVSGPGVVRNVLANMPEDASITEIAEAIKATAFKITRAGELMARNASERLGVQQGILDLSLAPTPAEGDSVAEILEAIGVGQCGGPGTTAALAMLNDAVKKGGVMASSSVGGLSGAFIPVSEDAGMIRAAESGALCLEKLEAMTCVCSVGLDMIAIPGDTTPEAIFGIIADEAAIGVINTKTTAVRVIPAIGRSAGETLEFGGLLGSAPIMHVNEHAGSVFAHRGGRFPAPINSLKN from the coding sequence ATGCAGATCACACCAGCCGAAATCGCCGAAACTCTGGCAATGGTCAGCCAGCAACACCTCGACATCCGCACCATCACGCTTGGCTTGAACCTTCGTGCGTGCACGCATGAGGACATCAACGTCATGGTGCGCAAGGTGTACGACCGCATGACCACCGCCGCCGAAAAGCTCGTCCCCACGGCCGAGCAGCTGGAACGCGAATTCGGCATTCCCATCGTGAACAAGCGCATTTCCGTTACGCCCGTTGCCGAGATCTGCGGCGCCGTTACCGCCCAGGACCTTACGCCCATTGCCGAGGCCATGGACAAGGCGGGCAAGGAAGTGGGCGTCGACTTCGTGGGCGGCTTCTCCGCCCTGGTGCAGAAGGGCGCTACCGCTTCCGATACGAAGCTCATGAACTCCATTCCGCACGCCCTAGCCGTTACCGATAACGTGTGCAGTTCGGTGAACGTCGCCTCTACCCGCGCGGGCATCAACATGGACGCCGTCTGGAAGATGGCCAATACCGTCATCGACACCGCCAAGGCCACGGCCGACCGCGACTGCATTGGCGCAGCCAAGCTCGTCGTGTTCGCCAACGCGGTGGAGGACAACCCGTTCATGGCGGGCGCCTTCCATGGCTCTGGCGAGGCCGATGCCGTGGTCAATGTGGGCGTTTCCGGTCCTGGCGTGGTGCGTAACGTGCTCGCTAACATGCCGGAGGACGCTTCCATCACCGAAATCGCCGAGGCCATCAAGGCAACGGCATTCAAGATCACGCGCGCGGGCGAGCTCATGGCGCGCAATGCCAGCGAGCGCTTGGGTGTCCAGCAGGGCATCCTGGACCTTTCCCTGGCTCCCACGCCCGCCGAGGGCGATAGCGTGGCCGAAATCCTCGAGGCCATCGGCGTGGGGCAGTGCGGCGGCCCGGGCACCACGGCGGCTCTGGCCATGCTCAACGATGCGGTCAAGAAGGGTGGCGTCATGGCGTCCAGCAGCGTCGGTGGCCTTTCGGGTGCGTTCATTCCCGTGTCGGAAGATGCTGGCATGATTCGCGCTGCTGAATCGGGTGCGCTCTGCCTCGAGAAGCTCGAGGCCATGACCTGCGTATGCAGTGTGGGTCTGGACATGATTGCCATTCCGGGCGACACCACGCCGGAAGCCATCTTCGGCATCATCGCCGACGAAGCCGCCATTGGCGTCATCAACACGAAGACCACTGCCGTGCGCGTCATTCCCGCCATTGGCCGTAGCGCCGGCGAGACACTGGAGTTCGGCGGCCTGCTGGGTTCCGCTCCCATCATGCACGTCAACGAGCATGCGGGCAGCGTTTTCGCGCATCGTGGCGGTCGATTCCCTGCGCCGATTAATTCTCTGAAAAACTAA